A region from the Rhodamnia argentea isolate NSW1041297 chromosome 7, ASM2092103v1, whole genome shotgun sequence genome encodes:
- the LOC115740685 gene encoding pectinesterase PPME1-like, producing the protein MAKTLEMRRLPPLMIAILPLLLALAQVAVSDPIPADRSQVNAWFQRNVQPYTARKGTLDPNLEAAEAGSRVIRVRQDGSGDFKTVTDAVKSIPAGNNKRVIVSIGAGEYKEKIRIDRTKPFVTLYGSPNAMPRLSFPGTAAQFGTVDSATLIVESDYFVAANIIIANSAPRPDGKTAGAQAVAVRVSGDKSAFYNCRLLGFQDTVCDDRGFHFFKDCYIEGTVDFIFGSGTSLYLSTQLHVLGDSGLTMITAQARESNAEDTGYSFVHCSITGTGNSTYLGRAWKASPRVIYSYTDMSSVINPLGWSNNFHPDRDRTVMFGEYKCSGPGSNPAGRAKFGKQLGDAEVQPYISLTYIVGSKWLLPPPRV; encoded by the exons ATGGCGAAGACATTAGAAATGAGACGACTCCCTCCTCTTATGATTGCTATCCTTCCCCTCCTCCTCGCACTCGCTCAGGTCGCCGTTTCCGACCCGATTCCCGCTGATAGGTCCCAGGTGAACGCCTGGTTCCAACGCAACGTGCAGCCTTACACGGCTCGAAAGGGCACATTGGACCCGAACCTGGAGGCCGCCGAGGCTGGCTCGAGGGTGATCAGGGTACGCCAAGATGGAAGCGGCGATTTCAAGACGGTGACCGACGCCGTCAAAAGCATTCCCGCAGGGAACAACAAGCGCGTGATCGTGTCGATTGGGGCCGGCGAATACAAGGAGAAGATCAGGATCGACAGGACCAAGCCTTTCGTGACCTTGTACGGATCGCCTAACGCCATGCCGAGGCTCTCCTTTCCAGGGACGGCTGCTCAGTTTGGGACGGTCGACAGTGCCACCCTCATTGTTGAGTCCGATTATTTCGTGGCTGCCAACATTATTATCGCG AATTCTGCGCCAAGGCCCGATGGGAAGACAGCAGGCGCACAAGCGGTGGCCGTGAGAGTTTCCGGCGACAAATCTGCCTTCTATAACTGCAGACTGCTAGGGTTTCAGGACACGGTCTGCGACGACAGGGGCTTCCATTTCTTCAAGGATTGCTACATCGAAGGCACCGTGGATTTCATCTTCGGATCGGGGACTTCTCTCTATTTG AGCACTCAGTTGCACGTCCTGGGAGACAGTGGATTGACCATGATAACGGCTCAAGCAAGGGAAAGCAACGCGGAGGACACCGGCTACTCGTTCGTGCATTGCAGCATCACTGGAACCGGCAACAGCACGTACTTGGGAAGAGCGTGGAAGGCCAGCCCCAGGGTGATCTACTCCTACACGGACATGAGCAGCGTCATCAACCCCCTCGGCTGGTCCAACAACTTCCATCCCGACCGCGACAG GACGGTGATGTTCGGAGAGTACAAGTGTTCCggcccgggatcgaacccggcgGGGCGGGCGAAATTCGGGAAGCAGCTAGGCGATGCAGAAGTCCAGCCTTACATCTCCTTGACCTATATCGTGGGCTCCAAATGGCTTCTTCCTCCCCCTAGAGTATAG
- the LOC115740742 gene encoding uncharacterized protein At1g28695-like, with the protein MECLKDRGNHLVIACLLLVGLLYIFFNSAPAGTHLLFQLQGKNTHPSLVSGSNATEYKDELEEALAKASRPNKTVIIATVNKAYVEGDKPMLDLFLDGFWLGEDTRGLVDNLLLVAIDRTAFERCLFLRLHCYQLQTENDSAGEKVYMSQDFIDMTWRRTLFLGDVLERGYSFIFTDTDVMWLRDPFPRLSPEDTIDLQISNDRFDGDEWSQANPINTGFYMARSNNKTVALFREWYRRKDTSLGLKEQDVLDRMMHEGVFSRLGLRVRFLETTLFSGFCEDSRDVRVVSTVHANCCRTIKAKVADLTKIVHDWNRFKSSPPANGTAPFAWSRHSACEDSWH; encoded by the exons ATGGAGTGTCTGAAGGATCGCGGCAATCACTTGGTCATCGCATGCCTTCTCTTGGTGGGTCTTCTGTACATTTTCTTCAACTCGGCTCCTGCAGGCACTCACCTCCTCTTTCAGCTCCAAGGCAAGAACACTCATCCATCCCTCGTTTCG GGATCAAACGCAACCGAGTATAAGGATGAGCTCGAGGAAGCATTGGCTAAGGCGTCAAGGCCAAACAAGACGGTGATCATAGCGACGGTGAACAAGGCTTATGTAGAAGGGGATAAGCCGATGCTCGACTTGTTCTTGGACGGGTTTTGGCTGGGCGAGGACACGCGTGGCCTAGTCGACAATCTCTTACTGGTGGCGATCGACCGAACGGCCTTCGAGCGATGCTTGTTTCTGAGGCTTCACTGCTACCAGCTCCAAACAGAGAATGATTCAGCTGGAGAGAAAGTGTACATGTCTCAGGACTTCATCGATATGACGTGGAGGCGAACTCTTTTTTTGGGCGACGTGCTCGAGCGAGGTTACAGCTTCATTTTCACG GACACGGACGTGATGTGGCTAAGGGACCCATTCCCAAGGTTGAGCCCTGAAGACACCATCGACCTCCAGATCAGCAACGACCGGTTCGATGGCGACGAGTGGAGCCAAGCCAATCCCATCAACACCGGCTTCTACATGGCCCGGTCCAACAACAAGACAGTCGCGCTCTTTCGCGAATGGTATCGGAGAAAGGACACGTCCCTGGGGCTCAAGGAGCAGGACGTGCTGGACCGGATGATGCACGAGGGCGTGTTCTCGCGGCTGGGCCTAAGGGTGAGGTTCTTGGAGACGACCCTGTTCAGTGGGTTCTGTGAAGACAGCAGGGACGTGAGGGTCGTGTCCACGGTTCACGCCAACTGCTGTCGCACCATCAAGGCCAAAGTGGCCGATCTCACCAAGATTGTCCATGACTGGAACAGGTTCAAGAGTAGTCCTCCGGCAAATGGTACAGCGCCGTTTGCTTGGTCGCGGCACTCGGCTTGCGAAGATTCGTGGCATTAG